Genomic segment of Caldisalinibacter kiritimatiensis:
GTAGAATATGAAGTTAACAGTCTTAGGTAATAATGGTCCATATCCTAAAGCAGGAGGAGCTTGTTCCGGATATTTAGTAGAAAGTAGTAATACAAAAATACTACTTGATTGTGGTAATGGAATATTAGCAAGATTACAAAAAATATGTAATATATATGATATTGATGCTATAATTTTATCTCATCTTCATAGTGACCATATAAGTGATATTATGGTGTTGAAATATGCTATTGGAATTAATAAAGTGAGAAAAAACTTAGATTTGTCAATACCGCTTTATACAGCAACCGATGACCAAAACATAATAAATAAGCTAAATTATAATGAGGCATTTAAAATCGAACCAATTGAAGATGAAAGCAAGATAAGAATTAAAAACCTAGATATAGAATTTAAAAGAATGAAACATCCTGTAGAAGCTTATGGTATAAAAATAAATGATGGTAATAAGTCATTTGTATATTCAGGAGATACTTCATATCACGATGAGTTAATTGAATTTGTAAAAGATGCTGATTTTTTCTTATGTGAAGCAGGAATTTTAGAAAAAGACAAGACAGAAGATTCACCACATCTATCACCTAAAGAAGCGGGAGATGTTGCAGAAAAAGCAAATGTAAAGAGACTAGTTTTAACACATTTTTGGCCTGAGTATAGATTAGATAAGATAATGAATGAAGCTAAAGAAACTTATGATGGAATATTAGAACTTAGCGAGGAAATGAAAACTTATTACATATAATAATTGTAATTTCACTATCGACCTGAGTACTACTCAGGTCTTTTAAATTAGAAATATAATTTCAAATTTTTAATAAAGTTTATTTATTTTGTTATTTGAATAAATATAAGGAATATAAAATGATTTTTTTGTAGCATTTTATTAAAACCCAATATATTGGTAATTATATAATGAAGGATTTACAACAGAATAAATAATTATACACAAAATGTATATATAAAAAAGAAAATAGCTTGACAAATATATCGAATCACAAATATAATCAGAATTGAAAGAAAATTTAAAAATATCACAAAAAAACATTGGGCAATTACACAAAAGGGGGGAGTGATTTGGACAATAGTCATAGGGCGTTAAATGTTTCATCGGAAATAGGCAAACTAAAAACTGTATTGTTACATAGGCCAGGAAAAGAGCTAGAAAATTTAATGCCAGATTATTTGGATAGACTATTATTTGACGATATACCTTATTTAAAAATAGCTCAAGAAGAGCATGATAAGTTTGCCAAAATTCTTAAAGAAAATGGAGTAGAAGTAGTATATTTAGAAGAACTTGCTGCTGAAGCTATAGAAGATGAATCAGTAAGGGAAAGGTTTGTAGAAGAATTTTTAAATGAAGCTAACGTGTTAGGAGAAGGTAAAAGGAGAAGTTTAAAGGAATATTTTAAACAATTTAATAGCAGACAATTAATAGACAAGGTTATGCAAGGAGTAAGAAAAACAGAATTACCAAGATATAAACCAAAGACATTAACTGATATGGTTGACGATAATTATCCTTTTTTAGTAGACCCGATGCCAAACTTATATTTTACAAGGGATCCATTTGCAACTATAGGAACAGGGATTACTTTAAATCACATGAAAACTGAAACTAGGAATAGGGAAACTATATTTGCCAAGTACATATTTGAGAATCATCCTAGATTTAAAGGTGAATATATACCAATATGGTTTAACAGAGACGAAAAAACTTCACTTGAAGGTGGAGATGAATTAATTTTAAATAAAAAAACGATTGCTATTGGAATTTCAGAAAGAACAGAAGCAGCATCAATAGAAAAGTTTGCTAAAAACATATTAAATAGTGGACAAACGTTTGAGCAAATTTTAGCATTTGATATTCCTAAAAAAAGAGCGTTTATGCACTTAGATACAGTGTTTACTATGGTTGACTATGATAAATTTACAATTCATCCACAAATAGAAGGACCTTTAACTGTGTATTCTATAACTAAAAGTAAAGAAAAAGAGGATGAATTAAAGATAGTTAAAGAAGAAGCATCTTTAGAGGATATCTTAAAAAAATATTTAGGACTTGAAAAAGTAACATTAATTAGATGTGCTAATGGAAATAATATTGATGCCGCTAGAGAACAGTGGAATGATGGTTCAAATACTCTAGCGATTGCACCTGGAGAAGTAATAGTGTATTCAAGAAATTATGTTACCAATAAAATCCTTGAAGAAAACGGTATCAAGATACATGTGATGCCAAGTTCAGAGTTATCTAGAGGACGTGGAGGTCCTAGATGTATGAGTATGCCTTTAATTAGGGAAGATATTAAAAATAATTAAACAAAATATAAAAGGAGGAATAACAATGGCATTTAACTTAAAGGGAAGAAGTTTATTAACATTAAAAGATTTTACACCAAAGGAGATTGAATATCTTATTGATTTAGCAGCAGAGTTAAAAAGCTTAAAATATGCTGGAATAAGACCCAAAAATTTAGAGGGAAAAAATATAGCTTTAATATTTGAAAAGCCATCAACAAGAACTAGATGTGCATTTGTAACTGCAGCAGTAGATGAAGGGGCACATCCTGAATATTTAGGTAAAGGTGATATACAGTTAGGTAAAAAAGAAACAGTTGCAGATACAGCTAGAGTATTAGGAAGAATGTTTGATGGTATTCAATTTAGAGGATTTAAGCATGAAACAGTAGAGGAACTTGCAAAGTATTCAGGTGTTCCAGTATGGAATGGTTTAACTGATAAGTTTCATCCAACACAAATATTAGCTGATTTATTAACAATAAAAGAGCATAAAGGATACTTAAAAGGAATTAAGTTTGCTTATGTAGGTGATGGTAGAAATAACATGGCTAATTCATTAATGATAGGTGCAGCTAAAATGGGTATGGACTTTAGAATTGTATCACCTAAAGAGTTATTCCCAGAAGAGGAATTAGTACAAGAAGCTAATGAAATAGCTAAAGAAACAAAAGCAAAAATTACATTAACTGATTCAGTAGACGAAGGTGTAGGTAGAGTTGATGTAATCTATACTGATGTTTGGGTATCAATGGGAGAAGAAGAGCAATTTGAAGAAAGAATAAGATTGTTAAGTCCATATCAAGTAAATATGGATATGATTAAAAAAGCAGATGATGAAGTAATATTTATGCATTGCTTACCATCTTTCCACAATAGAGATACTATAGTTGGTGAAGAAATTTATCAAAAACACGGTATAGCAGAAATGGAAGTTACAGATGAAGTATTTGAAAGCAAATATTCAGTAGTATTTGATGAAGCAGAAAATAGAATGCACACTATTAAAGCTGTTATGGTTGCTACTTTAGGTAAGTAATTATATTATGATTGACATAGGAGGAGTGGAGAATGGAAAAGATTGTAGTAGCATTAGGAGGTAATGCATTACAAGAGGCAGGGCAGCCTGCAACTGCTGAATCTCAATTAAAAGTGGTAAAAAAGACTTCAAAATATATTAGTAATCTTATAGAAGATGGGTACAAAATTATAATAGCACATGGAAATGGGCCACAGGTAGGACGTATAGTATTACAAAATGAAGCTGCTGATAATATTACACCTGCAAT
This window contains:
- a CDS encoding MBL fold metallo-hydrolase produces the protein MKLTVLGNNGPYPKAGGACSGYLVESSNTKILLDCGNGILARLQKICNIYDIDAIILSHLHSDHISDIMVLKYAIGINKVRKNLDLSIPLYTATDDQNIINKLNYNEAFKIEPIEDESKIRIKNLDIEFKRMKHPVEAYGIKINDGNKSFVYSGDTSYHDELIEFVKDADFFLCEAGILEKDKTEDSPHLSPKEAGDVAEKANVKRLVLTHFWPEYRLDKIMNEAKETYDGILELSEEMKTYYI
- the arcA gene encoding arginine deiminase; protein product: MDNSHRALNVSSEIGKLKTVLLHRPGKELENLMPDYLDRLLFDDIPYLKIAQEEHDKFAKILKENGVEVVYLEELAAEAIEDESVRERFVEEFLNEANVLGEGKRRSLKEYFKQFNSRQLIDKVMQGVRKTELPRYKPKTLTDMVDDNYPFLVDPMPNLYFTRDPFATIGTGITLNHMKTETRNRETIFAKYIFENHPRFKGEYIPIWFNRDEKTSLEGGDELILNKKTIAIGISERTEAASIEKFAKNILNSGQTFEQILAFDIPKKRAFMHLDTVFTMVDYDKFTIHPQIEGPLTVYSITKSKEKEDELKIVKEEASLEDILKKYLGLEKVTLIRCANGNNIDAAREQWNDGSNTLAIAPGEVIVYSRNYVTNKILEENGIKIHVMPSSELSRGRGGPRCMSMPLIREDIKNN
- the argF gene encoding ornithine carbamoyltransferase, which codes for MAFNLKGRSLLTLKDFTPKEIEYLIDLAAELKSLKYAGIRPKNLEGKNIALIFEKPSTRTRCAFVTAAVDEGAHPEYLGKGDIQLGKKETVADTARVLGRMFDGIQFRGFKHETVEELAKYSGVPVWNGLTDKFHPTQILADLLTIKEHKGYLKGIKFAYVGDGRNNMANSLMIGAAKMGMDFRIVSPKELFPEEELVQEANEIAKETKAKITLTDSVDEGVGRVDVIYTDVWVSMGEEEQFEERIRLLSPYQVNMDMIKKADDEVIFMHCLPSFHNRDTIVGEEIYQKHGIAEMEVTDEVFESKYSVVFDEAENRMHTIKAVMVATLGK